The window GCAGTGTCGAATCCGTCACGGACGCTTTGCCCATATACATGAGGATGATGCTCGTCCCCATGACCATCCCCGACCAAAAACCCGCGCGCGCACCGAAAATACGAGCCCCTGCGAGTGCGGTCATGAGGATCGATCCGATTGCCATGAGCGCGGACGGAATGCGTGCCGCAAGTTCGCTGAACCCGCCAAAGATCTTGAGGGATGCCACGACAAGCCAATAAAAAACGGGCGGCTTGTCGTACCAAAACTCGTTGTAGATGCGCGGCGAAAGATAGTCGCCGAAACGAATCATCTCCTTTGCCGTTTCCGCATAGACCGGCTCATCAGGGTCGAGCAGAGCCGTCCCGCCGATGCCAAACAGAATCTGAAAGGAGATCAGACCGAGCAGCACGAGATAGACCGGCCACGCAAGATTTTTTTCATCGTTCACGCAGATATGCACCTCACAAATCCCAAAGAAATGGTATGCGAAAAGGGACTGCCGCCACTGCGGCAGCCCCTCCAATGAACAGGTATCAATGGATCTCGATCGTCGCCCCCGCCCGAACATCCTCCTTCGTAAACGGCACATCGCCATGCAGCATGATACAGCCCGGGCGTTCCGCAGCGTCGCCGCCTTTGAACGAGAGCGTGCAGTGTCCGAGCGTCTTCAGCGTATGCAGAGCCTCATGTCCGATTGCCGTGATCGTGAACGCCTTGTCACAGAGAATCATCAGATCACCGACGACGGGATCCTCGTTGTAGTTCGCAGGCGTATGCAGGACAGAAAACTCCGCCAGCTCCGGCGGCGCACTGTTGTCGAAAAGGATAATAAAATTGGCGTTCGGATCATCGAGGAAAAGAAGGGACTCATCGCCCCAATGCGTGATCTCACAGTAGAATTTCATGCCACACCCTCCGCTCTCGTGCAAATTTGATGGGAACCGTTGCATTTATCTGTACTTCCCATCTCTATGCGTATCATACTATATCCCCACTGTTTAGTAAAGAGGAAAGGGGCGTGTGTTATCATAAAGAAAAAGAGTGCTCTGTGAAGCAAAACCTTCGCAGAGCACCCTTATCAATTTCCACACTTACTTCAGCGCATAGCCATTGTTATACATCTTGTCCTGCTCTTTGCGTACCTGATAGAGCTGCGTCGTGGTGTCGAGCTCGACCATGTCGAGGGTGAGGAGGGTGCCCTTCTTGACGTCGCATTTCATGCGTGCGTTCTTGTTGACGAGGGGGTAGACGACGTAGCCGTTTCGATACGTCTCCTCTGCGGTTGCAATCGAGGCGTAGGTGGTATAACCGCCGATGCCGTCGAGGCTCTCCCCCGCCCTGAGGTCACGCTTGGCGACGGTGATGCACTCACTCACAGGACCGTCGAGCGGAATGATGGTCGGTTCGCCGTCAATGACGATCTTCGCCACGCTGAGCGGCGTTTCAAGGTTGCAAAGGTGATAGGGGCGGTAGAGCGTCCAGAGTGGGCCGTGTCCCATCTGAAGATAGTCCATCACATACGCGGCATCCTCATTCGGGCTTGCGACGGTGATAAAGACACCGGGCGCAATGCCGTTGACGTACTCGACAACGCCATGACGATTCAGAATACCGCCGTCCTTCTTGAGGCGGAATGCGGCGTTGAGGTCGGCACAGCTATGCGCCGGCGATCCGCTGATACCATGCCCGCCGATCACGTCGGGGACAAAGCCCGTGGCGTTCGACATCGCCGTCATCTCGACCATGGTCTTTGTGCCGTCCTTGAAGGAGGTGAGCATACGCGGGTTCATCTTGCGGCGCGTTGCCTCCTCGTACACGGTGTCGGGATTGCAGTCATAGTCGATCTTGTTGTTCTTCCCCTTGCCAATGACCCTGACATCAAGCCCGATTGCCCGCGCGAAGGAGTAGAGCTCCATGACCGCGCCCGGCTCGTCCCCCGCAGAACCAGTGTAGATCACGCCGTTCTTATCGCCGAGCTTCTTGAGGTAGCTGCCGATGACCACATCCGTCTCGACATCCATCATAACGACGTGCTTCTTGTTGTTCATCGCGTCGATTGCGATCTTCACGCCGACCTCGGGCACGCCCGTCACGTCGATGGCGACCTCGACGAGATTCGCGTGCGAGATAAACGTGTCGTTCTCCGTCGCGACGTATTTGCCCTGCTCCATGAAACGATTCGCTTCCTCAAGCGTATTTGCCACAGCAATATTCTCGTCGCTGATGCCCGCATTATGGAACGCTTTTATCACCTTTTCAAGGGTATGATCTGCGACAATGGCGGGCATGATGCCCTTCATGAGCACCATCTGCGCAACCAGACCGCGCCCCATCTGCCCCACGCCCACAATGCCCGTGCGGATGATCTTGCCCTCTTCCTCGCGCTTTGCAAGTTTCTTGTCCATATTCAGCATACGAAACTCCTTCCGCCGCCCTTTGGCGAAACATCGACTTCATCTTTTCCAAAACTAGTATAGCACCGCGTTTCCATTCATACAATATCGCTTTGCGTGAATGTCATAACAAAAAGAGGTATGTTTCCATTTGTAAAGAAACATACCTCTTTGCAATTACATTTTATTCGACGCGAATGGGCTTACATCATACCGCCCATACCGCCCATGCCCGGCGCACCTGCCGGCATCGGAGCCTCCGGCTCCGGCTTGTCGGTGACAAGCGTCTCGGTGGTGAGCACCATTGCCGCAATCGATGCCGCATTCTGGAGTGCCGAGCGCGTGACCTTCGCCGGATCGACGATGCCCGCGCCGATCATGTCGACATAGGTGTTCTCAAGCGCGTTGAAGCCGACACCGTCGCCCGCCTTCTTCACGCTGTCCACGACGACAGAGCCTTCAAGACCTGCGTTCTCCGCGATCTGGCGAACCGGAGCCTCGACCGCACGTTTGACGATCTCAACGCCGACCTTCACGTCGCCCTCTGCCTTGATCTTGTCCAGTGCCGGGAGGATGTCGATGAACGTCGTGCCGCCACCGGCGACGATGCCCTCTTCGACCGCTGCACGCGTTGCGTTGAGCGCATCCTCGACGCGGTACTTCTTGTCCTTCATCTCGACTTCCGTCGCCGCACCGATCTCAACAACAGCCACGCCGCCGGAGAGCTTTGCAAGACGCTCCTGCAGCTTCTCACGGTCAAAGTCGGACGTGGTGTCCGCGATCTGCTTCTTGATCTGATCGACGCGTGCGGAGATCTGTGCCTTGTCGCCTGCGCCGTCCACGATGGTCGTCTCCTCCTTCGTGGAACGCACCTGACGTGCACGGCCGAGATCCTCAAGCGTCACGCTGTCGAGTTTGCGACCGATCTCCTCGCTGATGACCGTGCCGCCCGTGAGGATTGCGATGTCCTCAAGCATTGCCTTGCGGCGGTCGCCAAAGCCCGGAGCCTTCACGGCGAGCGCCTTGAACGTGCCGCGCAGCTTGTTGACAACAATGGTCGCAAGTGCCTCACCGTCGAGATCCTCGGCGATGATGACGATCTGCTTGCCCTGCTTTACAACCTGCTCAAGCACGGGCAGAATGTCCGCGACGGACGAAATCTTACGATCGGTGATGAGCACATACGGATCGTCCATGACGGCTTCCATCTTCTCCGTGTCCGTCACCATGTACGGAGAGATGTAGCCACGGTCGAACTGCATCCCCTCGACGACCGAGAGGTTCGTGTCCATGGACTTGGACTCCTCAACCGTAATGACGCCGTCCTTGCCGACCTTCTCCATCGCCTCTGCGATGAGATCGCCGACCTCAGCATCGCCGGAGGAGATTGCCGCGACCTGCGCGATCTTCGCCTTTGTTTCGACCTTCTGCGCCTTGCTCTTGATCTCCTCGACGAGCGTCTTGACCGCCGTTTCGATGCCCTTCTTGACGATCATCGGGTTTGCGCCCGCAACGACGTTGCGCATCCCTTCCTGGATCATCGCCTGTGCGAGGAGGGTCGCCGTCGTCGTGCCGTCGCCCGCGATGTCGTTCGTCTTGGTCGCGACTTCCTTCACGAGCTGTGCGCCCATGTTCTCAAACGGATCCTCAAGCTCAATGTCGCGTGCAATCGTCACGCCGTCGTTCGTGATCGTCGGTGCGCCGTACTTCTTGTCGAGGACAACGTTACGCCCCTTGGGTCCGAGCGTAACCTTCACGGCGTTTGCCAGTGCATCCACACCGCGGCCGAGTGCGCGGCGTGCTTCTTCGTCAAACAAAATCTGCTTTGCCATTGATATTGCCTCCAAAGTTCTATCTATTACAGGATTGCCAGAATGTCGCTCTCACGAACGATGAGGTAGTCCTTGTCATCAACCTTGATCTCAGAGCCCGAATACTTCGAGAAGACAACGCCGTCGCCGACCTTGACCTCAAGTGCGGCACGCTCGCCGTTATCGAGCAGCTTTCCTGTGCCAACGGCAACGACCTTGCCCTTCTGCGGCTTTTCCTTCGCCGTATCGGGGAGCACAATGCCGCTCGCCGTCGTGACATCGCTCTCCGCGACTTCAATGACAACACGTTCGCCCAGTGGCTTAATCATGGTATCTGCCTCCTAGTTTCATACAAATCTTTTCATTGTGTTAGCACTCTCATTTGCTGAGTGCTAACTTACGATGTCTATACTAATCGTTTTAAGTCAAAAAGTCAATAGGTATTTTGTAAAAAAGTCAAAAAAACAACAAAGAGCCGCACAGGACTCTTTGTTGTTTGCTGCAAATCTATGAGACTGCCTCGAAGAATGGTGGGACGATGCCCCTAAGCGAACCCTAGTGAAGCAAGCGGGGAAAGGACACGTTCTGCCCCCTGCGGATTTCTACCGTTCAAGCGAAGCGCGTTTAGAAATTCGCAGGTATTTAGGCAGATAAGTGTACGACCGCTTGCGTAACTAAGTGTTCGCGTGGGGCACGTCCCACAGACATACTTACTCTTTGAACGCCGCCACAAGATTTTTGAGACGTGCCGTCCCTTCCTTGAAACTCTGGATCTTGGCGAGGATGTTCTCGTACTCCGCCGCCATGCCGACGACCTTCTCCGCGATGCGCGTGTTGCCCTCCGCACCCTCGTGGGTCGCATTGCGTATGCCGTCCATCGCCGCGTTCATCTCACTGACAGCATCCAATAGATGCTGTGAACGCGAGGTGGTCGCCTCTGCGGTTTTGCGGAAATACTCTGCGTCCTCCTTGTACTGCACCGCAGTCTTGTCCATGAGGTCGTAGTCACTGCGGACATTTTCATCAATGAAGGTGAGCAGCTTGTATGTACCGTCGGAGAGTGCCTGCACCGCTCCCGTGACCTGCCCCGTGAGCCCCTTGATCTTCTCCGCCGTTCCGCGCGACTGTTCGGCGAGCTTGCCGACTTCACCCGCAACCACGGCGAATCCGCGCCCCTGCTCGCCCGCACGCGCCGCCTCGATGCTCGCATTGAGCGCGAGGAGGTTCGTCTGCTCGGCGATCTCCGAGATCTCCACAGTGAGCTGCCCGATCTGGTCGACGACCTTCGAGGACTCGATTGCCTCTGCGACCGACGCCTTGGTCGACCCGTAGACCTGCCGCGTATTCGCGCTCGACTGTTCCATGCTCGTCTGCAGGTCGGCGGCACGCTGCGCGACCTCGCGCGTATATGCTTCGCTGTCCGCTGCCGCCGTCGATGCGCCTCGGATACCGTCGCTCAACCCCTCGCTGAGATGCTGAACGCTCGATGTGGATGCCGCCGTTTCCTCCATGCCCGCTGACATCTCCTCGGTGACGGCGGACATATCCTGTGTATCGTTATTCAGACCGTGCAGCATCTCCTCAAGCTCCGCGACCATCGCATCGGTCGCCTCCGCCTCCTCATGCACCTGCTTCATAAAGCCCTGCATCTTGCCGAGCGCCTTGACCACCGTACCGATCTCATCCTGACGCTGCGAGAGCTCTGCAGGGATCTCGCGTGAGAGATCTCCTGCCGCGACCGCACTCAGATGATCAATGGAGGCGGCAAGCGGATCGGAGATGTTGTCCGCGATTCGGCGGGATACCAAGATTCCGAAGCCCATGGCGATCAGGATGATAACGGCAAAGAGCTCAACCGTACGCACATAGCGCACATTGTTTGCCTCAAAGAGCTGCTTGCCCTGAAACACATTGTCCGGTGTGAGCACCGCCATATTGCTTGAGATAACGGTGAGCGCACCGATGTTGTCAAAGATCGCGATGCGGTCTTTGGGGGATGTCCCCATGCTGTTGATCGCCCCGATCTTATCCTTGGCGGTGTCCAGATTCTTCTCAAGCTCCGCAATCATCGCCTGCGCCCGCTCACTCGTATCAATCTTCTTGAGTTCCTCCAGATCGTGTTGGATGCCGTCCAAATTGCCAAGCACATCGTCCACGAGGATCTTGCGGTTGTCCGCCGTAAATCCCTCCTGCAGGAGATAGGGGACATTGACGCTGATCCTCCTCAGACGGTCGTTTGCATCGTTCAGATACTGTGTCGCCATCAAATTGTGGTGATACATCTCGTCGAGTGACTGCTTTGCCATATAGTTCGAGTAGATGCCGACCGCAGCGACGACAATCATCGCCGCCATCAGGAATACGGACAGGATGAACACCTTCGTCCGCACCGCATAATCCTTCATCGCATCAGCCGAAATGACCGGAATGTTCATAGCGCCCTCCTCACTTCATCTGTGCAATATTGTCCGCTGTGATGGATGTAAACGGAATGGCAAGATCGCCGCTCGGCGGATTCCCCTTGATGAATCCCTCGGCAAGCGTCAACGCACCCTCGCCCTGTGCCTTTGCATCCTGCTTGACGGTCTGCGCCATCTCGCCCGTCTCGACGGCGGCAAGTCCCGCCGGTGTCGCATCAACACCGGACACCAGACACCCCTTGAGCCGATTCGCACCCTTGAGCGCCGCAACAGCGCCGAGCGCCATCTCATCGTTGCCCGCAACAACACCGTTGATCTCCGGGAACATATTCATCCAGAGCATCATGGTCTTCAATGCCTCTGCCTTGCTCCATCCCGCATCGACGAGGGAAAGAAGCTGAACATCGGGGCGTTTGTCCAGGCACGCTTCCTTGAACCCTTCCCAACGACCGACGGCACTGCCCTGCGTTCCATCGCCCTGCAGATAGACGACCTTCGCATTCGGCGGCAGGTGCGCAGCCATGTACTCGCCCTGCATACGCCCCGCCTCTTTGTCGTCAGAATAGGCACGCAGCACCTTGCCGCCCGCAACGCTGCGGTTGACCGTAATGATGGGAATACCCGCATCGTTCGCCTTTTCAATGGTTTTGACAATGCTCGTCCCGTCGGCGGCGAGCAGGATAATCGCCCCCGCGCCGCCGCTGATCGCCTCATTCAGCTGGTCAATCTGCATATTGCCGTCGTTCTTTGCATCGAGAAACTCGACCTCGATACCGTCCGCCTGTGCCTTTGCTGCAAAGGCACCCTTGATCTGCCCGCAGAAACCGTCACTGTCGTCGTAGTTCGCATAGATGACGCGGTCGGAACTTCCGCCCGTCAACCCGCAGCCTGTCAGCCCGA of the Selenomonas dianae genome contains:
- a CDS encoding sugar ABC transporter substrate-binding protein; protein product: MNLRKWGMLFLPAVCFGLTGCGLTGGSSDRVIYANYDDSDGFCGQIKGAFAAKAQADGIEVEFLDAKNDGNMQIDQLNEAISGGAGAIILLAADGTSIVKTIEKANDAGIPIITVNRSVAGGKVLRAYSDDKEAGRMQGEYMAAHLPPNAKVVYLQGDGTQGSAVGRWEGFKEACLDKRPDVQLLSLVDAGWSKAEALKTMMLWMNMFPEINGVVAGNDEMALGAVAALKGANRLKGCLVSGVDATPAGLAAVETGEMAQTVKQDAKAQGEGALTLAEGFIKGNPPSGDLAIPFTSITADNIAQMK
- the groES gene encoding co-chaperone GroES, which gives rise to MIKPLGERVVIEVAESDVTTASGIVLPDTAKEKPQKGKVVAVGTGKLLDNGERAALEVKVGDGVVFSKYSGSEIKVDDKDYLIVRESDILAIL
- the groL gene encoding chaperonin GroEL (60 kDa chaperone family; promotes refolding of misfolded polypeptides especially under stressful conditions; forms two stacked rings of heptamers to form a barrel-shaped 14mer; ends can be capped by GroES; misfolded proteins enter the barrel where they are refolded when GroES binds); the encoded protein is MAKQILFDEEARRALGRGVDALANAVKVTLGPKGRNVVLDKKYGAPTITNDGVTIARDIELEDPFENMGAQLVKEVATKTNDIAGDGTTTATLLAQAMIQEGMRNVVAGANPMIVKKGIETAVKTLVEEIKSKAQKVETKAKIAQVAAISSGDAEVGDLIAEAMEKVGKDGVITVEESKSMDTNLSVVEGMQFDRGYISPYMVTDTEKMEAVMDDPYVLITDRKISSVADILPVLEQVVKQGKQIVIIAEDLDGEALATIVVNKLRGTFKALAVKAPGFGDRRKAMLEDIAILTGGTVISEEIGRKLDSVTLEDLGRARQVRSTKEETTIVDGAGDKAQISARVDQIKKQIADTTSDFDREKLQERLAKLSGGVAVVEIGAATEVEMKDKKYRVEDALNATRAAVEEGIVAGGGTTFIDILPALDKIKAEGDVKVGVEIVKRAVEAPVRQIAENAGLEGSVVVDSVKKAGDGVGFNALENTYVDMIGAGIVDPAKVTRSALQNAASIAAMVLTTETLVTDKPEPEAPMPAGAPGMGGMGGMM
- a CDS encoding PTS glucitol/sorbitol transporter subunit IIA: MKFYCEITHWGDESLLFLDDPNANFIILFDNSAPPELAEFSVLHTPANYNEDPVVGDLMILCDKAFTITAIGHEALHTLKTLGHCTLSFKGGDAAERPGCIMLHGDVPFTKEDVRAGATIEIH
- a CDS encoding methyl-accepting chemotaxis protein; this translates as MNIPVISADAMKDYAVRTKVFILSVFLMAAMIVVAAVGIYSNYMAKQSLDEMYHHNLMATQYLNDANDRLRRISVNVPYLLQEGFTADNRKILVDDVLGNLDGIQHDLEELKKIDTSERAQAMIAELEKNLDTAKDKIGAINSMGTSPKDRIAIFDNIGALTVISSNMAVLTPDNVFQGKQLFEANNVRYVRTVELFAVIILIAMGFGILVSRRIADNISDPLAASIDHLSAVAAGDLSREIPAELSQRQDEIGTVVKALGKMQGFMKQVHEEAEATDAMVAELEEMLHGLNNDTQDMSAVTEEMSAGMEETAASTSSVQHLSEGLSDGIRGASTAAADSEAYTREVAQRAADLQTSMEQSSANTRQVYGSTKASVAEAIESSKVVDQIGQLTVEISEIAEQTNLLALNASIEAARAGEQGRGFAVVAGEVGKLAEQSRGTAEKIKGLTGQVTGAVQALSDGTYKLLTFIDENVRSDYDLMDKTAVQYKEDAEYFRKTAEATTSRSQHLLDAVSEMNAAMDGIRNATHEGAEGNTRIAEKVVGMAAEYENILAKIQSFKEGTARLKNLVAAFKE
- a CDS encoding NAD(P)H-dependent oxidoreductase, which encodes MLNMDKKLAKREEEGKIIRTGIVGVGQMGRGLVAQMVLMKGIMPAIVADHTLEKVIKAFHNAGISDENIAVANTLEEANRFMEQGKYVATENDTFISHANLVEVAIDVTGVPEVGVKIAIDAMNNKKHVVMMDVETDVVIGSYLKKLGDKNGVIYTGSAGDEPGAVMELYSFARAIGLDVRVIGKGKNNKIDYDCNPDTVYEEATRRKMNPRMLTSFKDGTKTMVEMTAMSNATGFVPDVIGGHGISGSPAHSCADLNAAFRLKKDGGILNRHGVVEYVNGIAPGVFITVASPNEDAAYVMDYLQMGHGPLWTLYRPYHLCNLETPLSVAKIVIDGEPTIIPLDGPVSECITVAKRDLRAGESLDGIGGYTTYASIATAEETYRNGYVVYPLVNKNARMKCDVKKGTLLTLDMVELDTTTQLYQVRKEQDKMYNNGYALK